One Oscillatoria salina IIICB1 genomic window, TTACTTTTTCGGTTATTTGCTTCATAGATGGAACCGATGATGTCTCCTGCGATCGCGCCTAACATCTCATTCTCCTTTGGTTATATAGAGACGTTGTGTCCAACGTCTCTACTGTGGGTGGTATCGCCTCTTTTTACTTACTTGTAGCAAGTTCTGCGGGAAGATACTTATCTATCACCTTACGAAACTCACTTTTTTGCTTCACGCCCCGCAGTTGCTCTAAAATCTCCTTATCCTTAAAGAATTGTACGGTCGGCGTTCCCGTAACCATCGCATTTTCAGCAATTTCTGGTTCCGCTTCGATGTCTACTTCGACAAAATGAATTTTACCGTCGTACTCATCGACAACACCATCGAGAATTGGTTTGAGAGTGTGACAAGGACCGCAGTTAGGGGAAACATACTTCACAACAATTACGCGATCGCTATCGTGGAATAATTTTCTTAAAGCGTAACCGCCGTAATGTTTGGTTTGGTTAATATCGAAGGTTTCTTCGGTATCTGCAACGGGTTTAGCTTCTGCTTCTTCTTTCTTCTCTACCTGCTGCGCTTCGGTATCTTGATGATATTCTGTAATCAAGTTGTGTTCAGACAGCCAACGTTCTGCTAACATTGCCCCCATACAACCAGTACCAGCCGCAGTAACGGCTTGACGAAATTCACGATCTTGTACGTCACCCGCAGCAAAAACACCTTCAACGTTAGTTTCGACTGAATTTGGTTTCGTAATAATATAACCAACCTCATCCAGTTCTAATTGTCCTTTAAATAAATTTGTATTTGGCTTGTGACCGATCGCGTAAAATAATCCTCGTACAGGTAAATCCGATTCCTCACCTGTTTGATTATTTTTCACGCGAACACCCTCCATGCGATTATCATTTCCATACACATCAACCGCTTCAGTGTGCCAGTGAACCGTAATTTTCGGATTATTCAACACCCGATCTTGCATCGTTTTACTCGCCCGCATTTCCCCGCTACGAACCAAAAGATGCACCTGAGATCCATACTTAGTTAAATATATAGACTCCTCAGCCGCCGAGTCACCACCACCAACAACCGCCAACTCTTGAGAGTGGAAAATTGGCGTAGCCCCATCACAAATCGCACAAGCCGAAATACCTCGACTCCAGAACTTATCTTCACAAGGTAAATTCAACCGCTTCGCCGTTGCACCCGTAGCAATCACAATACTATGAGTTTTAAACTCTCTTTCGGAGGAACGAACTGTAAACGGACGCTGAGACAAATCCACTTCTACAACATCTTCTGTATAACATTCCGTTCCCCAACGTTCTGCCTGCGCCTTCATGCGGTCCATCAACTTCGGTCCGGTGATTCCCTCTGGGAAACCAGGGAAATTCTCCACCTCAGTCGTCGTCATCAACTGTCCCCCAGGTAAACCGCCAGCTTGGAACCCTTCAAACATCACAGGTTTCAAATTCGCCCGCGCCGCATAAATCGCCGCCGTATAGCCCGCCGGACCCGAACCAATAATTACCAGATTTTCTACCTTGGAATTGTTCATAGTCTATACAAACTCATAACGACTTCACTTAAAAAGTAGTATAACACGATCTAGGGGCGATCGCTTACTCCCCTTTTATTCAAAAACCTCTCCCCCAGCCCCTCTCCTGGTAGGAGAGGGGAGAATTTTGAGTGTGTGAAAACTCTTCTTACTCCCCCTTCCCTCGC contains:
- the trxB gene encoding thioredoxin-disulfide reductase, which translates into the protein MNNSKVENLVIIGSGPAGYTAAIYAARANLKPVMFEGFQAGGLPGGQLMTTTEVENFPGFPEGITGPKLMDRMKAQAERWGTECYTEDVVEVDLSQRPFTVRSSEREFKTHSIVIATGATAKRLNLPCEDKFWSRGISACAICDGATPIFHSQELAVVGGGDSAAEESIYLTKYGSQVHLLVRSGEMRASKTMQDRVLNNPKITVHWHTEAVDVYGNDNRMEGVRVKNNQTGEESDLPVRGLFYAIGHKPNTNLFKGQLELDEVGYIITKPNSVETNVEGVFAAGDVQDREFRQAVTAAGTGCMGAMLAERWLSEHNLITEYHQDTEAQQVEKKEEAEAKPVADTEETFDINQTKHYGGYALRKLFHDSDRVIVVKYVSPNCGPCHTLKPILDGVVDEYDGKIHFVEVDIEAEPEIAENAMVTGTPTVQFFKDKEILEQLRGVKQKSEFRKVIDKYLPAELATSK